In Deltaproteobacteria bacterium, a single genomic region encodes these proteins:
- a CDS encoding AMP-binding protein gives MAESKLPGIMVFDMDAKAEEKPDFPVITFDNSPHPDEILTYSDLVLQGRKLARALEELGMSRGDTFSLLMRNHPELVIAMYAASALGAVMVPIDPRSKGEKLAYQIKNSNSKGVIFSAEFMESMKEALAQLPEVKTIGVVYKDDFGIPVSPGYPDLKEILEGPEAPGFAPEAHAATDPHLIIYTSGTTGDPKGVKLTNRLPTAAVLAQLIWKYTDEDKLYTGLSMTHGNAQTVTLGPALMLGIPAVIGRRFTKSRIWDICRAHGCTSFSLLGGMMMGIYSEPARPDDGDNPVRVVLSAGTPRPIWEAFEKRFNVKIHEWYGAVEGGFAHKPPGVGPVGSFGKPPEGLIEMKVVREDDTECGPGEIGELIARNTSGETTVEYHGNKEASEAKTRGGWLRSGDMVHRDEEGWFFFDFRKGGGLRRQGDFILPEYVEAVIAEHPGISDVCVYGIPAASEAPGESDLVAAIVPVEGSTPDIKGIFSACAAGLERNSVPSYIQVVSEIPKTASQKNLDRVLREWFDPEAADVYRFEDYS, from the coding sequence ATGGCTGAAAGCAAATTGCCTGGAATCATGGTCTTTGACATGGACGCCAAGGCTGAAGAAAAACCTGATTTTCCTGTTATTACCTTTGACAACTCCCCGCATCCGGATGAAATTCTCACCTATTCCGACCTGGTGCTCCAAGGGCGCAAGCTTGCCCGGGCCCTTGAAGAACTTGGCATGAGCCGGGGCGACACCTTCTCTCTTCTGATGCGCAATCATCCGGAACTGGTAATTGCCATGTATGCCGCCTCTGCCCTCGGGGCGGTCATGGTGCCGATTGATCCGCGATCCAAAGGGGAAAAGCTCGCCTATCAGATAAAAAATTCGAACTCCAAGGGGGTGATTTTTAGCGCCGAGTTTATGGAGTCCATGAAGGAAGCTCTGGCTCAACTCCCTGAAGTGAAAACCATTGGAGTTGTTTACAAAGATGACTTTGGAATACCTGTTTCGCCCGGGTATCCAGACTTAAAAGAGATCCTCGAGGGTCCGGAAGCGCCGGGGTTTGCTCCTGAAGCTCATGCAGCCACCGATCCCCACCTGATCATCTACACCTCGGGCACGACCGGCGATCCCAAGGGGGTTAAACTCACCAACCGTCTCCCGACCGCCGCCGTGCTGGCTCAACTCATCTGGAAATACACCGATGAGGATAAGCTATACACCGGCCTGTCCATGACTCACGGGAACGCCCAGACCGTGACCCTGGGTCCGGCTTTAATGCTTGGCATACCGGCTGTGATCGGTCGCAGGTTTACCAAGAGCCGCATCTGGGACATCTGCCGGGCTCATGGATGCACCAGCTTCTCCCTTCTCGGAGGCATGATGATGGGAATTTATTCCGAACCGGCCCGGCCGGATGATGGGGATAACCCGGTTCGGGTCGTCCTGAGCGCAGGCACACCCCGGCCGATATGGGAGGCCTTTGAAAAGCGGTTTAACGTGAAAATTCACGAATGGTACGGCGCGGTGGAAGGAGGCTTTGCCCATAAACCGCCGGGAGTTGGACCAGTAGGCTCCTTTGGCAAGCCGCCTGAAGGACTTATAGAGATGAAGGTCGTGCGAGAAGACGACACGGAATGCGGCCCCGGGGAGATCGGGGAGCTGATTGCCCGAAATACCAGTGGCGAAACCACTGTTGAGTATCATGGGAACAAGGAAGCTTCTGAGGCCAAGACCAGAGGCGGATGGCTTCGTTCCGGAGATATGGTCCATCGAGACGAAGAAGGGTGGTTCTTCTTTGATTTCCGCAAGGGCGGCGGGTTGAGGCGCCAGGGGGATTTCATCCTGCCAGAGTATGTCGAAGCGGTCATAGCCGAACATCCGGGTATCAGTGATGTCTGCGTCTATGGCATCCCGGCCGCCTCTGAGGCTCCGGGCGAAAGCGATCTGGTGGCTGCTATCGTCCCGGTGGAAGGAAGCACCCCAGACATCAAGGGGATATTCAGCGCCTGCGCGGCCGGTCTGGAGCGAAATAGTGTACCATCGTATATCCAAGTCGTTTCGGAGATCCCCAAGACAGCCTCCCAGAAGAACCTGGACCGCGTCCTGCGGGAATGGTTTGATCCCGAGGCAGCGGATGTTTACCGTTTTGAAGACTATAGTTAG
- a CDS encoding SDR family oxidoreductase, producing MTHALELFKLDGKVALVTGGGRGLGYFAAEGLAEAGADVAICGRDVSGKLEDAWQKLKNLGRDSIAIKCDVTREEDVIKLAQEMKEHYGRCDILVNNAGIGGMVPSIQMSLESWTAMMTTNLTGTFLCCREIGKLMLKQKSGSIINFSSENGQVGFSTGMTAYATTKIGIIGLTRSLAVEWGGSNIRVNAILPGNMEEGMMETLKDKNSPFYQFAAEPLLKMTPLNSFGTGDDIKGAIVFLASKAGRYISGAKIVIDGGFTICAGI from the coding sequence ATGACACACGCTTTAGAGTTATTCAAGTTAGATGGGAAGGTGGCCCTGGTAACAGGCGGGGGCCGCGGTCTGGGATACTTTGCCGCTGAAGGGCTGGCTGAGGCTGGAGCTGACGTCGCCATTTGCGGACGAGATGTTTCGGGTAAACTGGAGGACGCCTGGCAAAAACTCAAAAACCTCGGCCGGGACTCAATCGCTATCAAATGTGACGTTACCAGAGAAGAGGATGTCATCAAGTTGGCTCAGGAAATGAAAGAGCATTATGGACGATGCGACATCCTGGTAAATAACGCCGGGATCGGCGGTATGGTTCCTTCGATCCAGATGAGCCTGGAAAGCTGGACCGCGATGATGACGACGAATTTAACGGGCACTTTTTTGTGCTGTCGGGAAATAGGTAAATTGATGCTTAAGCAGAAATCTGGCAGTATCATCAATTTTTCCAGCGAAAACGGGCAGGTCGGGTTTTCAACCGGCATGACAGCCTATGCCACGACCAAAATTGGAATCATTGGCCTGACAAGGTCCCTGGCCGTTGAATGGGGCGGATCAAACATCCGGGTTAATGCGATCCTCCCTGGCAACATGGAAGAAGGGATGATGGAAACACTGAAGGACAAGAACAGCCCTTTCTATCAATTTGCTGCGGAACCGTTACTGAAAATGACGCCCTTGAACAGTTTTGGAACCGGTGACGACATCAAAGGTGCGATTGTCTTTCTGGCCTCAAAAGCCGGCCGCTACATTTCCGGGGCAAAGATTGTGATTGACGGCGGATTTACTATCTGTGCAGGAATTTAA
- a CDS encoding cysteine hydrolase: MASKKRRIYTELKEILDPDHTALVVWDVQNGLVGRIFNQEEFLKNLKGLIKAARESNIPVVYSKITPLPKEFESPPRTLMMMRRFGIDDPDKVPTFMPPGSPESEIHTEVQPLEGEAVIPKHTASFFIGTHFENMMRNRGIETILFTGIATEMGVASSARDSINRGFYTAVVSDCVSSMDKEMHESALKILGRICIVVSSEELMGIWK; this comes from the coding sequence ATGGCTTCAAAAAAGCGCAGGATCTACACGGAATTAAAGGAAATCCTAGACCCCGATCACACGGCTCTGGTGGTCTGGGACGTCCAGAACGGCCTGGTCGGCAGGATTTTCAACCAGGAAGAATTCCTTAAAAATTTAAAGGGCCTCATCAAAGCAGCCAGAGAAAGTAATATCCCGGTTGTTTATTCAAAAATAACGCCGCTTCCAAAGGAGTTTGAATCTCCGCCCAGGACGTTGATGATGATGAGAAGATTTGGGATAGATGACCCGGACAAGGTCCCAACGTTCATGCCGCCGGGAAGTCCGGAGTCTGAGATCCATACTGAAGTGCAGCCCCTGGAAGGTGAGGCCGTTATTCCCAAACATACAGCCAGCTTTTTCATCGGCACTCATTTTGAGAACATGATGAGAAACCGGGGTATAGAAACCATTCTCTTTACCGGGATAGCCACTGAAATGGGTGTGGCCTCCAGTGCCAGGGACTCTATAAATAGGGGATTCTACACCGCGGTCGTTTCCGATTGTGTCTCCTCGATGGACAAAGAAATGCATGAATCAGCCCTGAAAATATTAGGCAGAATATGTATTGTTGTCTCATCTGAGGAACTCATGGGCATATGGAAGTAG
- a CDS encoding aldo/keto reductase, whose protein sequence is MKYRDFGNTGIKVSALGFGAMRLPTVGEGDKEKVDLEKAVPVIQRALELGINYVDSAWTYHNGTSEIAVGEAIAGRDRSSIYISTKNRVEADLKEWRTRLDTQLERLKTDYIDFYHFHGLQWREFRKKVLPEGYLDELHRARDEGLIRHVSFSCHDNPKNMIKLIDTGEFASMLVQYNLLHRLNDTAIAHARQKGMGVAIMGPVGGGRLNFLSRLQPRQGRTVPELAFRFVWANPDVSVALSGMSSLAMVEENTATANIEGPLTTVEQEDIRDMLDQLEGLEDLYCTGCGYCMPCPNGVDIPTNFLLLNYARYYSFGEGITQAYHKGLKPTKASADFCIECEECVEKCPQNIPIPERMKDVVEQFSRDSEENSSS, encoded by the coding sequence ATGAAGTATCGTGATTTTGGCAATACAGGCATTAAGGTTTCTGCCCTGGGTTTTGGCGCCATGCGGCTGCCCACTGTCGGCGAAGGGGATAAAGAGAAGGTTGATCTGGAAAAAGCAGTACCTGTGATCCAGCGCGCTCTGGAGCTTGGTATCAACTATGTGGACTCGGCCTGGACCTATCACAATGGCACAAGCGAGATCGCCGTGGGTGAAGCCATTGCCGGTCGCGACCGGTCTTCCATTTATATCTCAACCAAGAACCGCGTTGAGGCCGACCTCAAAGAATGGCGCACACGGCTCGACACTCAGCTCGAGCGACTCAAAACCGATTACATTGACTTTTACCACTTCCACGGGCTGCAATGGAGGGAATTTCGGAAAAAGGTCTTGCCAGAAGGCTACCTGGACGAACTTCACCGTGCCCGCGATGAAGGTCTGATCCGTCATGTATCCTTTTCCTGCCATGACAACCCCAAAAATATGATCAAGCTCATTGATACGGGCGAGTTCGCCTCCATGCTGGTTCAATATAATTTGCTGCACCGCCTCAATGATACGGCCATCGCCCACGCCAGGCAGAAAGGCATGGGTGTGGCCATTATGGGACCTGTTGGCGGCGGGAGGCTCAATTTTCTGAGCCGGCTTCAACCACGCCAAGGCCGCACGGTGCCCGAATTGGCGTTCAGATTCGTCTGGGCTAATCCCGACGTCAGCGTGGCGCTCTCTGGCATGAGCAGCCTGGCCATGGTCGAGGAGAATACTGCCACGGCCAACATTGAAGGACCGCTCACCACCGTGGAACAGGAAGACATTCGAGACATGCTGGACCAGCTTGAAGGTCTGGAGGACCTCTACTGCACCGGCTGCGGCTATTGTATGCCTTGCCCCAACGGTGTGGACATCCCCACCAACTTCCTGCTGCTTAACTATGCGCGTTATTACAGTTTTGGAGAAGGCATTACCCAGGCATACCATAAAGGACTGAAGCCGACCAAGGCCTCGGCTGATTTTTGTATCGAATGTGAGGAATGCGTGGAGAAATGCCCTCAGAATATCCCCATTCCTGAACGAATGAAGGACGTCGTCGAGCAGTTCTCCCGGGATTCAGAGGAGAATTCCAGCTCTTAG